One stretch of Carassius gibelio isolate Cgi1373 ecotype wild population from Czech Republic chromosome B1, carGib1.2-hapl.c, whole genome shotgun sequence DNA includes these proteins:
- the lsm6 gene encoding U6 snRNA-associated Sm-like protein LSm6, which translates to MSLRKQTPSDFLKQIIGRPVVVKLNSGVDYRGVLACLDGYMNIAVEQTEEYVNGQLKNKYGDAFLRGNNVLYISTQKRKM; encoded by the exons atgagTCTCCGGAAGCAGACACCAAGTGATTTCCTGAAGCAGATCATTGGGAGACCAGTGGTGGTAAAGCTGAACTCTGGTGTCGATTACAGAG GAGTCCTGGCTTGCCTTGATGGCTACATGAATATCGCTGTGGAACAGACTGAGGAATATGTCAATGGCCAGCTGAAGAACAAGTATGGAGACGCATTTCTCAGAGGAAACAATG TGTTATACATCAGCACCcagaagaggaagatgtga